Sequence from the Sphingobium indicum B90A genome:
AAGCCAGATCGTATCGCCATCCACCACGCAATTGGTGCCGCCGCCGGTATGGCAGAGGGCAAAGGTGCGGGAGACATCATCCCTGGCCTTCGCTCCATCGGGCAGTGAGAGCGAGGCAAGCCCACCGGCTAAGCCGAGGATGGCAAGGCTTGCCAGCATGACAGGCGAACGAGGCGCCTTTTTGCGGCGGCGGAATTTGACAACATTAGACATTGGATGGGATTAGGGCCTTAGCTTCGTTACGTAAATCAAACGTCACCGACGGCCATCAACTGGCTAGGATATGCGCACGCCAGCGATAGCGCATCGTCAAGATCCGCGCGCAGCCAGCGGTCATAGTCTTCCGGGTGAAGGATGACAGGACAGGCCTTGGGGTGGATAGCGCCGACAACATGCGTGGCAGCGTCGCCATCATAGCCACAGGTCAAGAAGGAATAGACCGGCAGGCTTTCCGTGGGTCGCCATATTCCAGCGAAGGCGAAAACCGGTTGGCTGGGCACGCGAAACCAGAAGGGCTTCTTCTTGCCTGTGTCAGGCATTGGCTCGACCGACCATTCCTGGAACTCAGCGACCGGCACCAGACAGCGCCGGGAGGGATTTGCCAAGGCAGACTTCCAGAACGGGCTGGTATAGTTACGCACGTTGGTGACAGGCCGTCCCTGGAATGGAAAGCCCCAACTCATCGCCGACAAAATGCGTTGGGATTCCTGTTCCCGCACGACGTGACCTGGTTTGCCCGGAGCGACATAATCCTTTTCGACCGCGATCTGGTCGGCCGGATCGGGAAGCGCGCCGAACAGACGGGCAAGCTCTTCGGCACTGCTCCGGGCTTTATAAAGATTGCACATGGTCGCTCCTAATTGAGCTTCGTCGGCATCACGCCCAACATATCCAGCAGCTGACTGCCTGTCCTGTCCTCACCATCGTGCAAGATTGCGGCAAATCCGCCGATCAGTTTGCCGAAATGTTCACCCGCCAGGCGAATATCGCGCGGGGTTCGCTTGGTGTCGTCAGCCGTAATCAGCATGGCGATACCCATGGCGAGCGCTTCAGCCAGCATCGGCATCGCGATGGAGGCATGGCCTTCCTTCACTTCGCGCGAACCCATGGCATAGGTTACCGCCTGAAGGGCCACCTGCGCACAGACATGGCGATATTCCCCGGGTGACAGA
This genomic interval carries:
- a CDS encoding SOS response-associated peptidase, with the translated sequence MCNLYKARSSAEELARLFGALPDPADQIAVEKDYVAPGKPGHVVREQESQRILSAMSWGFPFQGRPVTNVRNYTSPFWKSALANPSRRCLVPVAEFQEWSVEPMPDTGKKKPFWFRVPSQPVFAFAGIWRPTESLPVYSFLTCGYDGDAATHVVGAIHPKACPVILHPEDYDRWLRADLDDALSLACAYPSQLMAVGDV